TCTTAGATCAGCATTcttgtcattattattattccAGACATTAGGAGCTCGAATCTCCCTTACATTTAGCAGTGTGACAGCAGTGTTTGATAACAAATTAGATGCTGGATATAAAGTTGGTTATGTAATAGCATGGATTTTGGGTGGAAGGGTTGGCATAATGTTAACATTGTTCTTGTCATTTTTAACTTGGATTTGTGGGAAAACCAGTAGTAGTGTGGTTGCATTGTTTATGGTGGCGATGTGGGTTGGCTCTTCCCTTGCAAGTTATGCACCAGTTCCTCAAGGTGCTCTGTTAACGCTTATCTACATGTCCATTAAGCTGCAATCTAATCAGATATAAAGATCACGCCTTTGCTAGTATTTCTGTCTTATGAATCTGTATGATGTCAATGTTCTGTGTTTGTACATTATTATATAATCCAGTAAATAAATGTATGTAAATTTAAGCCATTTGCCTTATTTGCATTGAAGAAACTGGATCTTGAAAATGAGACATATAAGACATAAAGTTCTGATATTATTTACAATATTTCTGTCACAGCCATTGGTAatgaaaataaacaaaagaattaCAAGTTTCTGCAATTTATGAAATCTTAAGAGCTCTGTAGTTGGACATGATCATTTGTGGACCTCAAATTTTTCCAGAGATACCTTCCACTGGCCATGTCAACGAGTACCCATAATCCATTCTTGATAATGTGAAATCAAAGTAACATTTCTAGTCAGCACAAAAAACAAAGTAAACAAGAAAAGAAGGAAAGTGCAAAATATGATGTTGAATTGTATAAAGAAAATGTGGAATTGAGATTAAATTACCTTTATGGTACTGAAGTTATCTTTATCTGAGGAGGATTTATCTTTATGGTCACCAGAAGTGAAATCGATCTCCGTAGTGGTGGAGCTCATGGTGGTCCATGCCAAATAAGCGGCCAGTACGGCAGAGAAGAAGATCAATATAAACCTAAGTGGACACATTTCTTTCAATTGCAAGGCAACAAATTCAAGAATTGTATAGTAAATATAGAATTTATGTATGTTTCTGAGATGATAGAATGTTGAGGTTGAGTTGTTTTTATATGATCTATTAAAGGAATAAGTAAAAACAAGGAAAAGCGCGTTGCGTAATTGCTTTGTCTTCGTTTTGAATTTTCTTTGGGTATAAAAAGTTGACATTGAGAAACATGATGCCAACTACTAATGTACATTGTCAAAGATGACTCTTTCTCTTTGCAAATTGTTTGATTATGTCCGTTGATATCTTGATGAATAGTGAAACTAAATAagtcaaaaatatcaaaattgcaTGTAGAACAAACCATTGAGTTATATAGATTATGGGTAaatgtaaatatatttattaaatcaaaaTTATACTCATTTCATAACTaacatcattttaacaaaaaaaaaaactatttcatTTGAAAACgcttattgttaaaaaaataaaaaataaaaaagacaagAATAAATATGATCTCTACTACTATCTCATAATCTCtattataaaagaaattaaatttaaaataaatttaacattCTACTTTAATTCCTTGTTTGATCATGTAGTTGCAAAGGAGATCTTGAATGTTCCATTGGCTGAGGATGTGGTAGTTAATAGGCTGGTTTGGAATGAAGAGAATAATGGTGAGTATAGTGTCTGTACAGGCTATGGACCTTTGAGGAACTTGCACGGTTATCACTCTAATTGTAAAGTTGTCGGTAATTGGAGAAATTTGTGGAACATTATGGCTCCGCCTAGAGTTAAACACCTTTTGTGGAGAATTTGTAGAGGTTGCTTGCCATCGCGGGTTAGACTTCGACAACACTTTGTTCAATGTCCGCCGGAATGCCCAGTTTGCGAAGTAAATGAAGAAGAGGATTGACATGTGTTTTTCGGGTGTAATTCTATTATTGAGTGTTGGCGGGTAGCAGGTTTGTCTTCTATCATTAAGCCTCGTTTACAAGCTTTTAGTGATGCTAAATCTCTTATTCTCGATATCTGTAGTAGAGAAGATAGGAAGAATACAAGTCGATTTTCTATGATGGTAGAGGTGATTTGGAAGAACCGTAACAATATAGTATGGAATAATGAAAGGGAGGGTCTCTCTAGATTAGGCTTGCAAACCTATTTTAATTGGCAGGACTGGTTCGCAGCCCAGGATAATCATGAAAGAATTAATGGCAATCAAATTTCTTTAGTGGGGTCTCCTCCTGTTGAAGGTTTGGTGAAATGTAATGTCGATGCCGGCTTCAATAGGCCTCACCGTTCTACTAACAGAGGGTTGTGTTTTCGCGATAACATGGGTAGATTCATTACTGCAGGAGTTGCTTGGGATATAGGTAGTATGTCCTCAAGAGAAGCTGACGCTTTAGCATTGAAAGAAGCTGTTCAACATGCTGTTATCTTGAATTTGGATCATGTGATATTCGAAAGCGACTCTCAAGTGATAAATTAAGGCATTCATTCTATAGCTAATGGTAGCTCTTAATTTAACTTTATTCTTCTTACTATTAAGCGTTTGTTAGCTTTTAttccaaactttgaggtaaagtttattAAACGcgaagcgaatatggttgccaaCTCGTTAgccaaggcggccaattcttggtttAGGCGTAGTATTGTTAATGTTGTTTCTCTTTGTATTAAATTTCATTTGATAAATGATATGAGTTAATCTTGTTCTTGTAAAAAAAAATCCTCccttttttctaatttatttaaaaataaatagcaCTTCTcttcaattttcaatttaaaaacaCTATCATTATTTTTCTCACACCAACAATCAATTAtgataatataataaaatgatttatttcttcaatttttttgatATGTATGTGAAAATTTCAAATAAGATTTATTTAACAACAAAAGATGTAAAAGTGCaataaattcaaacaaaacaatgaactAACTTCCACCTCTAAAATTTGATAGTTGCTTGTAACCTAACAATGAGATGGATGAATTACAACCAAAAAAAATCTTAGAAATATGAAGGGAAATTAATCCATGTTTAAAAGtaaaaagtatttttatatttttagatgCATATCCGGTTGtacctttttattataaaataagcgTAAATGGATGAATGTCCTTCATTTTGTCAAaatttaattcggagatgcatttctacATATGTTTTAGGGTTTATCCGCAGATGCATCTACAGATTAACCCTTATTTTCAAATTCAGAGagtttttcgaagatgcatctctgaacgtgtttaattaatatataacgCGAGTGACAAACATACCTCTCATCTCCTTCATATTGTGAAAATTTTGAGATACCCTGTGTTGCATAGGTACGGGTGCGTATCCAGTACCCGATACGGAGTACAGCATTTTTAGAAAAACTAAGATACGGGTACATtagtataatttttaaaaaatataattatataaataacaaaaaaaatattatttaaataacaacaaaatattaaaattaaaaaataatttacttaaaaaaagttAATATCTGTGCAGCCAGCAACATAAATAAATCACACTTAAAAAGTATCAATAAATCATGAAATTATGACtgaatattaatatgttcatCTCCAATACCATCAAATAGATCTCATTCATCTTCAATAATATCTCACATTTTTGTTGCTCCTTCATTATAAACCTTATTATTTCTCCGAGAGAAGACGGAGATTTGTATAAACAAAAACTAAATTCTCGGCCCTCATTGGATTGAGTCTATTTTTTTTCAATGAGTGAATAAATTCATATGTGCTCCAATTTCTCTTAGGAGAAAATGAAGAACTTGGGCGTGAAAGAAATTTCAATGCAATATATTgacttttctttcattttttttataaatagaatatataacctaatttttatctagtaaaaaatagtttaaattatACCatctggaaaaaaaataaaaaaatcaagtaCGTGGTACCAAATGTGTACAGGTTGGTGTaccaacttaaaaataaaattaaaaaaattggtatGACTTTGGTGCATACCGGGTGAGTACCGTACGCGTATCGATTCCCGGTACCAATACTTTACCTAAAATAGAGTACTCGTGCTTCACATACCCAATGGAACTCGTGAGCAACTTTCTTCCATTCCATTTTCAAGGATCTTCATTACCTCTGCTTCAAGTTTTTCAATCCCAACTCACTCCACTTACTACATTCAACATTTTTCATCCTCAACACTTTTTTGAGTAAGTTTCTCCTTTAACTTTTTTTCagttttgattaatgtattaggtaaaatatgttattttaaatgcATTAGGTAGTATTCACATTCGAAATAGGTAGTTTTTAGAGACACCCACTTTCATATGGCTACATTTTTGTAGGTTAGGGCAAGACTGGTCTGAgtttttgtcattattagaaaCACGAGTTTATTCGGAGACGCGTCTCCAAATTGTGTCCTAatggttttcggagatgcatatattgaaatattttgattttgcccGGATGCAAACTGATGTCAtttcattgtttttttaataaaattgattgcAGTCAACAATTACTGAATGAGACTCGACAGTGAAAACCCTGCACGCGTTCGTTCGATGTGAGAGGGCCATACTTTAGAATGAGCAAGCTAGAGCTAGGTGGGGAATCATTCCTAGGCCTCTAGATGGGGAAGCATCGATTTATAGGATCCGCCTGTTTCAAGGGTCCTATCCCAGGGGCACATATCCCCTGCTCATGAAGACCGGGATACACCTGAAGCTCCCAATGGTTATGCACAGGAGCTCCGGATGCACATGATGGTGTCCTTGCATAGGGTTATCCGAGAGGGCCCTCTGACACCTCTTTACTGATATACTATAGAGATCATGTTGTTGGACATGTATGGGCTAAAGAGGTATATTTGTTAATGgtttgtatttatatattttatacaaattcCTTGCGACTGATATTGTTATATTTCTTATCAGGAGTGCAAATGTTTGAAGTTTGTTAACCACAACAGAACGATTTTGTAGCTTTATCATCCCGAGGATGATTGTTTATAGAGTATCATCTGATACTTTGGTCCTGTCGGCCTGTGTTGCTCTAGGTAAAAGACCATTTGTCATGATATGCAAGGGGCTTTTACTTAGAGATGGCATAAAGAAATGTTATCTTTCCACTTCCCTAGGTGAGATGACGATTACACTATATGACGTCCCTTGCCTTCTACACCTTCCCATCAGGGGGAAGTTACTTGATCATTCCAAGATCAAACGTGATGAATCCAAGGAGATAATGGACATTTATTTAGGAGCTGATCCAGTTGATTCTCTAATGCAGTGTGAGAGCACCAGAGGTGCTCATGCTAAATTTTCATACTTTAATAAGCTATATGAAGATAATTTGGAGTTGGTCGATGATGTCGACGATGATGATCTACATGTTTCCTACCACTGGGAGTGTGCTTTGAGGTGTTACCTTCTATTCTTCGGTGACACGTCCATGTCcgtggacaaaagtgcaacctacacCGATGTGGCATACCTTAAGTACTTTATCGACTTGTTGGTCATTCACAAGTGGAACTGGGGAGCATGTTgggtgttctggactgggccgacaCTTGGCCCAAGTATAGTGCAAGGCGCAAT
The Vicia villosa cultivar HV-30 ecotype Madison, WI linkage group LG6, Vvil1.0, whole genome shotgun sequence genome window above contains:
- the LOC131614614 gene encoding uncharacterized protein LOC131614614, which produces MVAKEILNVPLAEDVVVNRLVWNEENNGEYSVCTGYGPLRNLHGYHSNCKVVGNWRNLWNIMAPPRVKHLLWRICRGLSSIIKPRLQAFSDAKSLILDICSREDRKNTSRFSMMVEVIWKNRNNIVWNNEREGLSRLGLQTYFNWQDWFAAQDNHERINGNQISLVGSPPVEGLVKCNVDAGFNRPHRSTNRGLCFRDNMGRFITAGVAWDIGSMSSREADALALKEAVQHAVILNLDHVIFESDSQVIN
- the LOC131614613 gene encoding uncharacterized protein LOC131614613, which codes for MCPLRFILIFFSAVLAAYLAWTTMSSTTTEIDFTSGDHKDKSSSDKDNFSTIKNGLWVLVDMASGRYLWKNLRSTNDHVQLQSS